The Lysobacter luteus genome contains the following window.
ACGTCGATGCGCTGCAGCTGCGCGGGCAGCGTGTCTGCGGCGTGCGCCTGGGGGCTGCGGGGGGTGGGGAGACCGTGGCCACCGACGCGGTGGTGCTGGCCACCGGCGGCATCGGCGCGCTGTTCGCGCGCACCACCAACCCGGTCGGTGCCGAGGGCTCCGGCCTGGCGCTGGCGATGGCCGCCGGCGCGCGGGCGCGCGACCTGGAGTTCGTCCAGTTCCACCCGACCGCGCTGGACCTGCCGGCGCATTCGCTGCCGCTGCTCACCGAAGCACTGCGCGGGCGCGGCGCGCGGCTGGTCGACGCCCGTGGGATGCCGCTGATGGCCGGCCTGCATCCGTTGGCCGACCTGGCCCCGCGCGACATCGTCGCCCGCCGCGTCTGGCAGGCCGGCCGCGATGGCGGCGCGTGGCTGGATGCCACCGCGCGTGGCATCGAATGGGGGGTCGAATTCCCGACCGTGCTGGCGGCCTGCCAGTTGCACGGCATCGACCCGTCGCGCGAACCGGTGCCCGTGACGGCCGCCGCGCATTTCCACATGGGCGGGCTGGCCACCGACGCACTCGGGCGCACCAGCTTGCCGGGACTGCACGCGGTCGGCGAGGTCGCATGCACCGGTGTCCACGGCGCCAACCGGCTGGCCAGTAACTCGCTGCTCGAAGGAGTGGTGTTCGGCCGCCGGTTGGGCGCGCGGTTGGCCTCCCTCCCGAGTCCGATCGCCGGCGGCGGGCCGGTCGCGCTGGCCGCACGCGGGCCGGCGCTCGAGGCCGGGCGTTTGCAGCAACTGCGCACCCTGATGTGGCAGGCCGCCGGGCCCCAGCGCAATGGCCCCGGGCTGGCGGCGGCCATCGCCGCGATGCGCCCACTGGCCGCTGCGGGCTGGCAAGGGCGGCTGGCCCTGGCGGTGCTGGAGGCCGCGGCCCGCCGCCGCGTCGGCATTGGTGCCCATTGGCGCGACGACGAGCCGGTCGGGGCCTTCGCTGACCCCGGCGGGGGTAGCCGTGCGCTGGCGTACGGCGCCACGTATTGACCGCTGTCAACGCAGGCTTCGCGACAAACCGGCAGAATCGGGGTTTGTGAAAACCGCGGAATTCCTGTGCCCGACCCGATGAGCCGTCCTTCCTCCTTCGACTACGACCAGTTGCTGGCCTGCGCCCGCGGCGAAATGTTCGGCCCCGGCAACGCCAAGCTGCCAGCGCCGCCGATGCTGATGTTCGATCGCATCACCGAGATTTCCACCGAGGGTGGCAAGTACGGCAAGGGCGTGATCCGCGCCGAGCTCGATATCCGCCCCGACCTGTGGTTCTTCCAGTGCCACTTCGAAGGCGACCCGGTGATGCCCGGCTGCCTCGGCGTGGACGCGATGTGGCAGCTCTGCGGTTTCTACCTGCCGTGGCTCGGCGAGCCCGGCCGCGGTCGCGCGCTGGGCGTCGGCCAGGTCAAGTTCACCGGGCAGGTGCTGCCGGACGCGAAGGTGGTCAGCTACGAGATCGACATCCGCCGGGTGATGCGCGGCAAGCTCGCGCTGGTCATCGGCGACGGCCGCACGCTGGTCGACGGCCGCGAGATCTACACCGCCTCCGACCTGCGGGTCGGGCTGTTCACCTCGACGGAGGGCTTCTGAACATGGCCGCAGCAAGCAACGTCGCCGGGGCTGCCCCGCGCCGCATCGTGGTGACCGGCATGGGCGTGGTGTCGTGCATCGGCAATGCGGCGGCGAGCGTCACCGAGTCGCTGCGCGCGCTGAAGTCGGGCATCCGCTTCATCCCCGAATACGCGCAGATGGGTCTGCGCAGCCATGTCGCCGGCGCGCCGCAGATCGACCTGGTCGAGCAGATCGACCGCAAGCTCAAGCGCTTCATGGGCGACGCCGCGGCTTACGCCTACGTGGCGATGCGCGATGCGATCGCGCAGGCCGGGTTGGGTGACGAGCAGGTCCGCGGCGAGCGCAGCGGGTTGATCGCCGGCTCCGGCGGTGGCTCGCCGGAATGGCAGATCGCCACCGGCGACCTCATGCGCGAGAAGGGCGTGCGCAAGGTAGGCCCCTACATGGTGCCGCGCACGATGGGTTCGACCGTGTCGGCGGCGCTGTCGACCGCGTTCGGTATCCGCGGCCTGAGCTACTCGATCTCCGCTGCATGCGCGACGTCGGCGCACTGCATCGGTGCAGCGGCCGACCTGATCCGCCACGGCGTCAAGGACGTGATGTTCGCCGGTGGCGGCGAGGAGCTGCACTGGGGCATGACCTCGCAGTTCGACGCGATGGGCGCACTGTCGACCAAGCACAACGACACTCCAGAGACCGCCTCGCGCCCGTACGACATCGACCGCGACGGCTTCGTCATCGCCGGCGGTGGCGGGATGCTGGTGCTGGAGGAATACGAGCACGCCAAGGCGCGCGGCGCGGAGATCATCGCCGAGCTGGTCGGCTATGGCGTCACTTCCGACGGCGTGGACATGGTGGCGCCGTCGGGCGAAGGCGCGGTGCGCTGCATGAAGCAGGCGCTGGCCGGCCTCGATGGCCGCGGTGTCGGCACGATCGACTACCTCAACACCCACGGCACTTCGACCCCGGTTGGCGACGTGGTCGAGCTGGGCGCGGTGCGCGAGGTGTTCGGCACGGACGTGCCGCCGCTCTCGTCGACCAAGGCGCTGACCGGCCACTCGCTTGGTGCGGCCAGCGTCCACGAGGCGATCTACTGCCTGCTGATGATGCAGGGCGGCTTCGTCGCCGGCTCGGCCAACATCGAGCACCTGGACCCGAAGGCCGAAGGGTTCCCGATCCTGCGCGAGAGCCGCGAGGCAACGCTCAAGACCGTGATGTCCAACAGCTTCGGCTTCGGCGGCACCAATGCGACGCTGGTGTTCGCGCAAGCCTGATCGATACCGGCGGCCGTAGGAGCGACGCGGGTCGCGACCTGTACTTGTTCGACAAGATCGTCGCGACTTGCGTCGCTCCTACGTTGGCCTTCGCGTGCAAGTGGCCTTGATGTGAATCATGGGCGCGCTGCTTCGAAGCAGCGACCATGCCTCCATGCCGACGATCGCCTACCCGTACCTGTTGCTCCTGCACCTGTCCGGTGCGATCGCGTTCGGCGGCACCGTTTTCTTCGAGGTGCTGATCCTGGAAGGCGTCCGCCGGCGCGTGCCGGCGCGGGTGATGACACTGGTCGAAGGCGGGATCGGCGTGCGCGCGCGGCAGGTGATCCCGTGGGTGCTGCTGGTGCTGTACGGCAGCGGCGCCGGCCTGGCGTGGCACCACCGGGCCGCACTTGCGCACCCGCTGCAAGGCAGCTTCGGCCTGCTGCTGACGCTCAAGATCACCCTGGCGCTCAGCGTGTTCGGCCACTTCCTGCTGGCGATGGCGCTGCGGCGGCGCGGCCGGTTGGTGTCGAACGTGTTCCGGAACATCCATCTGAGCGTCTTCGCGCACGTGGTCGGCATCGTGCTGCTGGCCAAGGCGATGTTCTACCTGCAGTGGTGACCCGACCTGCGGCCTGGCTGATCCAGGTCAATGGCGTGCGTGCGGGCGGGCGTCATCCTGCGGGCCTCCCAACAGGCAGGTCCACCATGAGCGCGATTACCCCGCTGACGATCCAGGTCCACCCCTTCGATGCCCGCGGCATCGGCAAGCGCTTCCGCCACGCCGCCATCTTCGGCGCGCTCGAGGCGCTGCGTCCCGGCGAGGCGATGCGCTTCGTCAACGACCACGACCCGCTTCCGCTGCTGGGCCAGCTGCGCGAGCGCTACGGCGACCAGGTCTCGATCGAGTACCGCCAGCGCGAGCCGGGCGCCATCGTGATCGATTTCGCGGTGACCGGCGTCGCCGGCGACGAAGGCGGTTGCGGTTGCGGTAGCGGCGGCTGCTGAGTCCCGTGCGGTAACGGCATCCGGACGACGCCTGTCGTCCGGGTGCTCAGGCGGGCATGGCCTGCGGCTCGACCGGGCGCATGCCGGGTTCGCCGTGCCAATAGCCGTTGCGGGCGCCCATGCGCGGCGGCGGTGTCATCGACTGGCGTGCCAGGTCGAAGTGTTCGACCACCTCGCGGCAACCCCGGGCCTGCGGGTAGATCCTCAGCAGGTCGACCCCGAGCGCCCGCAGCGACGGCAGTTCCGGACCGAGATCGGTCACTTCCTCGCCCTGCACCTGGATGCCATTGATGCGCAGGAACGGCCGCCCCTCGCGCGTCGCCAGCGGCATGCCGTCGGGATAGTCGATGCAGCGGAAACCGCACTGGTCCTTGGGTACGTCCAGTGCGCGCGCGGTGAAGCAGCGGGCCGACAGCGCCAGCGGCAACCGGCCCCAGGCGATCACCTCCAGCTCGGGCATCGCGTGGCCGGCCGCCAGCATCGCCTCGCGCAGTTCCCGCACCAGCACCTCGCCCTGTTCCACGCCCGGCACCCAGCGGCGAAGGCCGTCCTCGACCAGCATCGCCATCGCCTCGTGGTTGTAGACGTTGAGCGTCGGCCCGGCGACGAACGGCAACCCCGCCTGGCGGCACAACTGCACCGCCGACAAATCGTTGGCCTCGATCCAGCAGCCGCCCTCTTCGACCAGGCGGGCGAGCACGCCGAGTTCGGATTCGGCCTCGATCAATGCCAGGCTCGACAGCACCACCTGCTTGCCGCCGGCGACGAGCTCGCGGCCCAACTCGATCCAGTCACGAGTGCCCAGCTCGCGGCGCTTGCTGCACACCGTCTCGCCCAGGTAGACCACGTCCAGCGGCCATTCCACGGCTTCGCGGTAGAACGCGTAGGTCTGTTCGCGCGGCCAGAAATACTGCAGGGGGCCAAGGCTGAGCTTCATCGATGCGTCCTCAATGCCAGGCACGGTGGTAGGGGCCAAGCGTGGTCTGGTGCCCTTCGGCGTGCGCCGACAGGTTTTCCTGCCAGTCCGCGCGCACATGCCAGTCGCCTGCCTCACGGCGGTAGCGGTCGATCGCCGTGCGCCAGGTGCGCGTAACCGACGACACGTAGGCGACGCCGCGCTGCCGGCCTTCGATCTTCAGCGCCACCACCCCGGCCTGCGCCAATCGCGGCAGCAGTTCGAGGGTGTTGAGGCTGGTCGGCTCCTCCAGCGCGTGGAACGTCTCCCCGCCGACCTCGAAGCGGCCCTTGCAGACGGTGGGGTAACCCGCCGGCTCGTCGGGCTGGAAGCGGTCGATCAGCACCTCGTTGAGGCGGGCGGTCCGGCTGCCGTCGTCGAACTCGTCCCAGCGCACGAACTTCGCCGGGGAGCAGACGCCATGGCGGTTGGGCGATGCGCCGGTGACGTAGCTCGACAGCTGGCAGCGGCCTTCGACCATGATGCACAGGCTGCCGAAGGCGAAGACTTCGATCGCGACCGGCGACTTGTCGCACAGTCGCTCGACCTGCTGGATCGACAGCACCCGCGGCAGCACCGCTCTGGCGATACCGAAACGTTCGTAGGCGAACTGCAGCGCAGGGGCGGTGGTTGCCGAACCCTGCACCGACAGGTGCCGCGGCAGTGCCGGGTAGCGGCGCGCGGCGTAGGCCAGCACCGCCATCTCGGCCGCGATGATCGCGTCGCAGCCCAACTCCGCGGCCTTGTCGATCGCGGCGTGCCACTGGGCCAGCCGCGCGCTGTCAGGGTAGGTGTTGAGCGCGAGGTAGACCTTGGCGCCCTTGGCATGCGCGTAGCGGATGCCCGCGCGCAGTTCGTCGTCGCTGAAATTCAGCCCCGGGAAAGCACGCGCATTGGTCTGGTCGCGGAAGCCGGCGTAGACCGCGTCGGCGCCGGCGTCGACCGCCGCCTGCAGGGCCGGCAGGTTGCCGGCGGGACAGACCAGTTGCATGGGCCACTCCTGAACGGGGAGCCGCATCGTCACCGGCGGGCGCGGCGCGGTCGTTGACCTGGATCAGGTCCGCGCCTACCCATCGCGGCTAGCATCGTGGCAACGGCCGCGGCGTCCCGCCGCGCGCGCTGCATCGAGGAACCACGCCATGTCCCGATTGACCGCCCTGCTCGTTGTTCCGCTGCTCGCGTTCGCCCACCCGGCGGTTGCCGGCCACACCCCGATCGACCACGGTGATGCCGGCCGCAAGGTGGCGCACGCCCAGGTCGACGAGCACGATGCACACGCCGCGCACGCCGCCCACCCGGCCGCCGCCGCGGACATCGCCGCCGACCACCAGCGCTGGGAGCCTGACGCGCCACTGCGTGAGGGCATGCAGCGCATGCGCACCGCGGTGGACGCGCTGTCGCACGGCGAGCACGGCCACCTCGACCCGGCCCAGGTGCAGCGGCTGGCAAAGAACGTCGAGGACGCCGCCGGCTACATGTTCCAGAACTGCACGCTCGCGCCCGAACCCGACGCGGCCCTGCACGGCGTGCTGGCGCGCCTGCTCGGCGGCGCACGCGCGCTGGCGGCCGACCCGGCCGACACCGGCCCGGTGACCGGCATGCGCGAGGCGCTGGCCGACTATCCCCGCCTGTTCGACGATCCCGAGTTCGCGGAGCCCGCGCTCGACGCGGGCGGCTGAGCCAGCGCCGACCACAGCGCATCGACGCGGCGTTCGACCGCCGGGTCGGGGACGATCGGCCGGCTCCAGGTGCGCGTGGTCTCGCCCGGCCATTTGTTGGTCGCGTCCATCCCGAGCTTGGAGCCCAGGCCGGCTACCGGCGTGGCGAAATCGAGGTAGTCGATCGGCGTGTTCTCCACCAGCATGGTGTCGCGCGCCGGATCGACGCGGGTCGAGATCGCCCACACCACTTGTGACCAGTCGCGTGCGTCGATGTCCTCGTCGACCACGATCACGAACTTGGTGTAGGTGAACTGCCGCAGGTAGGACCACACGCCCATCATCATCCGGCGGGCGTGGCCGGGGTATTGCTTGCGGATCGACACCACCGCGATGCGGTAGGAGCAGGCTTCGGGCGGCAGGTAGAAGTCCACGATCTCCGGGAACACCTTGCGCAGCAGCGGCACGAAGATGTCGTTGAGCGCCATGGCCAGCACCGATGGCTCGTCGAACGGCGCACGCCCCATGTAACTGCCCTGGTAGATCGCCCCGCGCCGCAGGTGCATGCGCTCGATGGTCAGCACCGGGAAATGGTCGGCCGCGTTGTAGTAGCCGGTGTGGTCGCCGAACGGACCTTCCAGCGCGGTGTCGCCGGGATGGATCACGCCCTCGATCAGGATCTCCGAACCGACGGGTGCATCCAGCCCGGTGCGTTCGCTGTGCCAGACGCGGGTCCGCTCACCACGCAGCAGGCCGGCGAACTCGAACTCCGACAGCGTGTCCGGCACCGGCGCGACCGCGGCGAGGGTGGTGGCGGGGTCGACCCCGATCGCCACCAGCACCGGGAACGGCCGGTCCGGGTGCGCGGCACGGAAGTCGACATGGTCGAGCGCGCCCCCGCGATGCGG
Protein-coding sequences here:
- a CDS encoding L-aspartate oxidase is translated as MGDRTPLVVVGSGVAGLCTALAAAPRPVLLLGRGHQGEGSATSLAQGGIAAAIGPGDSIESHVTDTLVAGAFRNDGAAVRALVGAAPDAIAWLQGLGAAFDRDAAGVRLGREGGHRASRIVHAGGDATGAHVLSVLSAAAASAPHIQWRGGIDVDALQLRGQRVCGVRLGAAGGGETVATDAVVLATGGIGALFARTTNPVGAEGSGLALAMAAGARARDLEFVQFHPTALDLPAHSLPLLTEALRGRGARLVDARGMPLMAGLHPLADLAPRDIVARRVWQAGRDGGAWLDATARGIEWGVEFPTVLAACQLHGIDPSREPVPVTAAAHFHMGGLATDALGRTSLPGLHAVGEVACTGVHGANRLASNSLLEGVVFGRRLGARLASLPSPIAGGGPVALAARGPALEAGRLQQLRTLMWQAAGPQRNGPGLAAAIAAMRPLAAAGWQGRLALAVLEAAARRRVGIGAHWRDDEPVGAFADPGGGSRALAYGATY
- the fabA gene encoding 3-hydroxyacyl-[acyl-carrier-protein] dehydratase FabA; protein product: MSRPSSFDYDQLLACARGEMFGPGNAKLPAPPMLMFDRITEISTEGGKYGKGVIRAELDIRPDLWFFQCHFEGDPVMPGCLGVDAMWQLCGFYLPWLGEPGRGRALGVGQVKFTGQVLPDAKVVSYEIDIRRVMRGKLALVIGDGRTLVDGREIYTASDLRVGLFTSTEGF
- the fabB gene encoding beta-ketoacyl-ACP synthase I, producing MAAASNVAGAAPRRIVVTGMGVVSCIGNAAASVTESLRALKSGIRFIPEYAQMGLRSHVAGAPQIDLVEQIDRKLKRFMGDAAAYAYVAMRDAIAQAGLGDEQVRGERSGLIAGSGGGSPEWQIATGDLMREKGVRKVGPYMVPRTMGSTVSAALSTAFGIRGLSYSISAACATSAHCIGAAADLIRHGVKDVMFAGGGEELHWGMTSQFDAMGALSTKHNDTPETASRPYDIDRDGFVIAGGGGMLVLEEYEHAKARGAEIIAELVGYGVTSDGVDMVAPSGEGAVRCMKQALAGLDGRGVGTIDYLNTHGTSTPVGDVVELGAVREVFGTDVPPLSSTKALTGHSLGAASVHEAIYCLLMMQGGFVAGSANIEHLDPKAEGFPILRESREATLKTVMSNSFGFGGTNATLVFAQA
- a CDS encoding CopD family copper resistance protein; protein product: MPTIAYPYLLLLHLSGAIAFGGTVFFEVLILEGVRRRVPARVMTLVEGGIGVRARQVIPWVLLVLYGSGAGLAWHHRAALAHPLQGSFGLLLTLKITLALSVFGHFLLAMALRRRGRLVSNVFRNIHLSVFAHVVGIVLLAKAMFYLQW
- a CDS encoding DUF2249 domain-containing protein — encoded protein: MSAITPLTIQVHPFDARGIGKRFRHAAIFGALEALRPGEAMRFVNDHDPLPLLGQLRERYGDQVSIEYRQREPGAIVIDFAVTGVAGDEGGCGCGSGGC
- a CDS encoding U32 family peptidase, with product MKLSLGPLQYFWPREQTYAFYREAVEWPLDVVYLGETVCSKRRELGTRDWIELGRELVAGGKQVVLSSLALIEAESELGVLARLVEEGGCWIEANDLSAVQLCRQAGLPFVAGPTLNVYNHEAMAMLVEDGLRRWVPGVEQGEVLVRELREAMLAAGHAMPELEVIAWGRLPLALSARCFTARALDVPKDQCGFRCIDYPDGMPLATREGRPFLRINGIQVQGEEVTDLGPELPSLRALGVDLLRIYPQARGCREVVEHFDLARQSMTPPPRMGARNGYWHGEPGMRPVEPQAMPA
- the ubiU gene encoding ubiquinone anaerobic biosynthesis protein UbiU; its protein translation is MQLVCPAGNLPALQAAVDAGADAVYAGFRDQTNARAFPGLNFSDDELRAGIRYAHAKGAKVYLALNTYPDSARLAQWHAAIDKAAELGCDAIIAAEMAVLAYAARRYPALPRHLSVQGSATTAPALQFAYERFGIARAVLPRVLSIQQVERLCDKSPVAIEVFAFGSLCIMVEGRCQLSSYVTGASPNRHGVCSPAKFVRWDEFDDGSRTARLNEVLIDRFQPDEPAGYPTVCKGRFEVGGETFHALEEPTSLNTLELLPRLAQAGVVALKIEGRQRGVAYVSSVTRTWRTAIDRYRREAGDWHVRADWQENLSAHAEGHQTTLGPYHRAWH
- a CDS encoding DnrO protein: MSRLTALLVVPLLAFAHPAVAGHTPIDHGDAGRKVAHAQVDEHDAHAAHAAHPAAAADIAADHQRWEPDAPLREGMQRMRTAVDALSHGEHGHLDPAQVQRLAKNVEDAAGYMFQNCTLAPEPDAALHGVLARLLGGARALAADPADTGPVTGMREALADYPRLFDDPEFAEPALDAGG
- a CDS encoding UbiD family decarboxylase is translated as MADHDLRAFLSRLERGGQLARVAAPVDPDLESTALCLRALREGGPALLMEHPVGSDHPLLGNLFGHRDRIEAALAGRPLASLRELGELLAAIREPRWPSSLRQALSSWPELAQLAHVAPRREPVAAFSDEVLAGDDIDLARLPIQRCWPGDAGRLITLGLVITRGTRKPRQNIGIYRMQVIGRDRVIMRWLPHRGGALDHVDFRAAHPDRPFPVLVAIGVDPATTLAAVAPVPDTLSEFEFAGLLRGERTRVWHSERTGLDAPVGSEILIEGVIHPGDTALEGPFGDHTGYYNAADHFPVLTIERMHLRRGAIYQGSYMGRAPFDEPSVLAMALNDIFVPLLRKVFPEIVDFYLPPEACSYRIAVVSIRKQYPGHARRMMMGVWSYLRQFTYTKFVIVVDEDIDARDWSQVVWAISTRVDPARDTMLVENTPIDYLDFATPVAGLGSKLGMDATNKWPGETTRTWSRPIVPDPAVERRVDALWSALAQPPASSAGSANSGSSNRRG